The following coding sequences are from one Phycisphaerae bacterium window:
- a CDS encoding valine--tRNA ligase gives MGEELSKVYEPKTIEKQANEIWFSQNFFHAEAPPAGKKSTRKPYTIVIPPPNVTAPLHLGHALNNALQDVLIRFRRMQNYNTLWMPGTDHAGIATQTVVEKRLLAEQGKKRTDFQRDEFIAHVQAWKDEYEATIISQLKAMGCSCDWQRTRFTMDDVCAKAVRAAFFKLFKDGLIYRGKRLVNWDPATQTVLADDEVEHETIDGHFWYMRYPLVEPVEIEGKRVEHVTVATTRPETMLGDTAVAMNPADPRAKYLVGKKVRLPIAGRIIQIIADEHVVLPDAESEDEKARFSTGFLKVTPAHDPDDWDIGQRQKLEVINVMAPDGSISDKFGWTDWGQIKNPDVENLIGMDRFEAREAIVEWFREEGLLEEVRPYSHEVGHSYRSHVPIEPYLSDQWYIAVKKPIDHLKEKFGSGLIEDTDVPVKSLAGLALKPLLDGRLRFIPDRYANTYQSWLENLRDWPISRQLWWGHRIPIWKMELKNDNLSASDYSDPAPILKSALRDLFCTFKREDIDFTVCVSENELCTGYVCIETPDGDDILNKVGKFLFSRPDGPLPMRSGQAYPRIKRVEGITGVPELQKACYEFEKHVQIWNRDEDVLDTWFSSALWPFSTLGWPDETAELKTFYPGDVLCTAREIITLWVSRMVMMGQYCAGDIPFKDVFIHAMIQDGEGRKMSKSLGNGIDPLVAINSHGADAMRFTLVSMTTQTQDVRMPVEKMKLPDGRTENTSPKFDIGRNFCNKLWNASRFAMMNLDGLEPNKFDAKKLDITDRWILKRLSYTIVEATQQLNDYQFHEPLHLISRFFWNEFCDWYLEWVKPRMEDEQKKPVVQNVLAFVLDQTLRLLHPFVPFITEGIFQKLNEITPVRKLKGLIETNGSTALTIAQWPKELNFTQSSDYNVGADITLIQSVVRDIRYIRNEYNIAPSRKLNVSVNITAKDTEPIINLYKKHSNLVCQLERLGEFRVGDDIKKPKNAAAVIHDDMQIYVLDVIDPEAERQRLEKQKDEIEKAKRATEAKLNNENFVAKAKPQVVAATRDKLTELSEQLKLLEKHLSEL, from the coding sequence ATGGGCGAAGAACTTTCGAAAGTTTACGAACCAAAGACGATAGAAAAGCAGGCGAACGAGATTTGGTTTTCGCAAAATTTCTTTCACGCTGAAGCCCCCCCGGCCGGGAAGAAAAGCACACGCAAGCCTTATACAATCGTGATACCGCCGCCTAACGTCACGGCGCCGCTGCACCTCGGCCACGCCCTGAATAACGCTTTGCAGGATGTGCTGATTCGATTCCGCCGGATGCAAAATTACAATACATTATGGATGCCCGGCACCGACCACGCCGGCATCGCCACACAGACAGTCGTTGAGAAAAGACTGCTCGCTGAACAGGGTAAAAAACGCACAGACTTCCAGCGGGACGAATTCATAGCCCACGTGCAGGCCTGGAAAGACGAATACGAAGCCACGATTATCAGCCAGCTCAAGGCGATGGGCTGCTCGTGCGACTGGCAGCGGACGCGATTCACAATGGACGATGTGTGCGCAAAAGCCGTCCGTGCAGCATTTTTCAAACTTTTCAAAGACGGACTAATTTACCGAGGCAAACGATTAGTCAACTGGGATCCGGCTACACAAACTGTGCTGGCCGATGATGAGGTCGAGCACGAGACGATAGACGGACATTTTTGGTATATGCGGTATCCGCTTGTTGAACCTGTTGAAATTGAAGGTAAGCGAGTCGAACACGTCACTGTCGCCACGACCCGGCCGGAGACAATGCTCGGCGATACGGCTGTCGCGATGAACCCGGCAGACCCGCGAGCGAAATATCTTGTTGGTAAAAAAGTCCGGCTGCCAATTGCAGGCAGGATTATCCAGATTATAGCGGATGAGCACGTTGTTCTGCCGGATGCTGAAAGCGAAGATGAAAAGGCGCGATTTTCCACCGGATTTTTGAAAGTTACGCCCGCACACGACCCGGACGACTGGGACATAGGCCAAAGACAAAAACTCGAAGTCATCAATGTTATGGCCCCGGACGGCTCTATCAGCGACAAATTCGGCTGGACAGACTGGGGGCAAATTAAAAATCCGGATGTCGAAAATCTTATCGGTATGGACCGTTTCGAGGCAAGAGAGGCAATAGTCGAATGGTTCAGGGAAGAGGGATTGCTCGAAGAAGTAAGGCCTTATAGTCACGAGGTAGGCCACAGTTACCGCAGCCACGTGCCTATCGAGCCGTATCTGTCCGACCAGTGGTATATCGCCGTTAAAAAACCTATCGATCATTTGAAAGAAAAATTTGGCTCCGGGCTTATCGAAGACACCGATGTGCCGGTAAAATCATTGGCGGGTTTGGCGTTAAAGCCATTGCTTGACGGCCGATTGCGTTTCATCCCTGACCGATACGCAAATACATATCAAAGCTGGCTGGAAAACCTCCGTGACTGGCCCATAAGCAGGCAGCTCTGGTGGGGACACAGGATACCAATATGGAAAATGGAACTCAAAAATGACAATCTAAGCGCATCTGACTATTCTGATCCAGCCCCAATACTCAAGTCCGCACTTAGAGATTTATTTTGTACTTTTAAGCGTGAAGATATCGATTTCACAGTCTGTGTTTCTGAAAACGAACTATGTACTGGCTATGTTTGTATCGAAACACCAGATGGAGATGATATATTGAATAAAGTCGGCAAGTTTCTCTTCTCCCGCCCTGATGGTCCACTCCCAATGCGGTCAGGACAAGCGTATCCTCGTATAAAACGGGTCGAGGGTATTACAGGTGTGCCAGAGCTACAAAAAGCCTGCTATGAGTTTGAGAAGCATGTACAAATATGGAATCGAGATGAGGATGTTCTTGACACGTGGTTTTCGTCTGCCCTTTGGCCGTTCAGCACTCTTGGCTGGCCGGATGAGACGGCGGAGCTTAAAACCTTCTATCCGGGTGACGTGCTTTGCACCGCCCGTGAAATTATCACGCTCTGGGTATCGCGTATGGTAATGATGGGACAGTATTGCGCCGGCGATATTCCGTTTAAGGACGTTTTCATTCACGCGATGATACAGGACGGCGAAGGACGCAAGATGTCCAAGAGTCTCGGCAACGGGATTGACCCGCTTGTGGCCATTAACAGCCACGGGGCCGATGCGATGCGGTTCACGCTGGTCAGTATGACAACACAGACGCAGGACGTCAGGATGCCGGTGGAGAAAATGAAACTGCCGGATGGGCGGACGGAAAATACATCGCCGAAATTCGACATCGGCCGGAATTTCTGCAATAAACTCTGGAACGCCTCGCGCTTTGCGATGATGAATCTGGATGGTCTAGAGCCAAACAAATTCGACGCTAAGAAGTTGGACATAACCGATAGATGGATCTTAAAGCGATTGTCTTACACAATTGTGGAAGCAACACAACAACTAAATGATTACCAGTTCCATGAGCCTCTGCATCTTATTTCGAGATTCTTCTGGAACGAATTCTGTGACTGGTATCTGGAATGGGTAAAGCCAAGAATGGAGGATGAACAGAAAAAGCCAGTCGTTCAAAACGTCTTAGCGTTTGTGCTGGACCAGACTTTACGGCTGCTGCATCCGTTTGTGCCGTTTATCACCGAAGGGATATTCCAGAAGCTCAACGAAATTACCCCGGTGAGAAAACTCAAAGGTCTAATCGAGACTAATGGTTCTACTGCGTTAACAATCGCCCAATGGCCAAAGGAATTGAATTTTACCCAAAGCAGTGATTATAATGTTGGGGCAGATATTACCCTTATCCAGAGTGTAGTTCGCGATATCCGCTATATTAGAAATGAATACAACATTGCTCCTTCTCGCAAACTAAATGTGTCGGTGAACATAACAGCAAAAGATACCGAACCCATAATTAATCTCTACAAAAAACATAGCAATTTGGTCTGCCAACTTGAGCGCCTCGGTGAATTTAGGGTGGGAGATGACATTAAGAAGCCAAAGAATGCAGCAGCCGTAATACATGATGACATGCAGATATATGTACTTGATGTTATTGACCCCGAAGCTGAACGCCAGCGGTTAGAAAAGCAAAAGGATGAAATAGAAAAGGCCAAAAGAGCCACAGAAGCCAAATTAAACAACGAAAACTTTGTTGCCAAGGCCAAGCCGCAAGTCGTGGCTGCGACCAGAGATAAGCTGACTGAACTATCGGAACAACTGAAACTGCTTGAAAAACATCTTTCAGAACTATAA
- the rho gene encoding transcription termination factor Rho, translating into MAKAPARRKGVKKRAGAEEQEPIINGQQAEPEAAAKQEAPAAAVTEEEAQKAKQAEEESTHAKYERIKKGSLYLTDLQKLSVAELHDIAKKEKIQEYTALKKQDLIFRILKERIRQNGLLYGEGVLEVLPDGYGFLRNPSYNYLSSPDDIYVSPSQIRRFGLRTGNTVSGQIRPPKDSEKYFALLRVEAINFENPDNLAEKVVFSDLTPLHPEQRIILETTPEELNMRIVDLITPVGKGQRGLIVAAPRTGKTVLLQKIANAISTNHPEVKLIVLLIDERPEEVTEMERKTAEDVEVISSTFDEPAARHCQVAEVVIEKAKRMVEYGQDVVILLDSITRLARAYNTEQPHSGKILTGGVDSGAMQMPKKFFGAARNVEFGGSLTIFATALIDTGSKMDEVIFEEFKATGNMELHLDRRLVERRTWPSIDISRSGTRREELLLDAKELELIYRLRRVLSELNPVEAIELLKSRLTKCRTNAEFLMTMNID; encoded by the coding sequence ATGGCTAAGGCCCCTGCAAGAAGAAAAGGCGTAAAGAAAAGAGCCGGCGCGGAAGAACAAGAACCGATTATCAACGGTCAGCAAGCGGAACCCGAGGCAGCGGCAAAGCAGGAAGCCCCCGCCGCTGCGGTTACTGAGGAAGAAGCTCAGAAGGCTAAGCAGGCTGAAGAAGAATCCACCCATGCCAAATACGAGCGGATTAAGAAAGGGAGCCTGTATTTGACGGACTTGCAGAAGCTGAGCGTAGCAGAGTTGCACGATATCGCCAAGAAAGAAAAAATACAGGAATACACCGCGTTAAAGAAGCAGGATTTGATTTTCAGGATTCTCAAAGAGCGTATCCGCCAAAACGGGCTGCTGTACGGCGAAGGCGTATTGGAAGTGCTGCCGGACGGCTACGGATTTCTGCGGAATCCGAGTTACAACTACCTATCCAGCCCGGATGACATTTACGTCTCGCCCTCTCAAATCAGGCGTTTCGGCCTGCGAACTGGAAACACAGTATCGGGTCAAATCCGGCCGCCTAAAGATTCGGAAAAGTATTTTGCCCTGCTGCGGGTCGAGGCGATTAACTTCGAGAACCCGGATAACCTCGCGGAAAAAGTGGTATTCAGCGATTTGACGCCCCTGCATCCGGAGCAGCGTATTATACTCGAAACCACGCCGGAAGAATTGAATATGCGAATAGTCGATTTGATAACACCGGTAGGCAAAGGCCAGCGAGGTCTGATCGTCGCCGCACCACGAACCGGCAAGACAGTCCTGCTTCAAAAAATCGCGAACGCCATCAGCACAAATCACCCTGAAGTAAAACTCATAGTGCTGCTGATTGACGAACGGCCCGAGGAAGTTACGGAAATGGAGCGCAAAACCGCTGAGGACGTCGAGGTCATAAGCTCCACTTTCGATGAGCCGGCCGCCCGTCATTGCCAGGTGGCCGAGGTCGTAATCGAAAAGGCAAAGCGAATGGTGGAATACGGCCAGGACGTGGTCATTCTTCTGGACTCGATAACGAGACTAGCCCGAGCATATAACACCGAGCAGCCGCACTCAGGCAAGATTCTGACAGGCGGCGTCGATTCCGGCGCGATGCAGATGCCGAAGAAATTCTTCGGAGCAGCGAGAAACGTCGAATTCGGCGGCTCGCTGACTATCTTCGCAACGGCGCTAATTGACACCGGCTCGAAGATGGACGAGGTCATTTTCGAAGAGTTTAAGGCAACCGGAAATATGGAGCTGCACCTGGATAGGCGCCTTGTTGAAAGAAGGACCTGGCCGTCCATAGACATCAGCCGAAGCGGAACCAGAAGGGAAGAGCTGCTGCTCGATGCGAAAGAACTCGAACTTATATACCGGCTCCGAAGGGTGCTCAGCGAACTGAATCCGGTTGAAGCAATAGAACTGCTGAAAAGCAGGCTGACCAAGTGCCGAACCAACGCCGAGTTCCTGATGACAATGAATATCGACTAA
- the coaE gene encoding dephospho-CoA kinase (Dephospho-CoA kinase (CoaE) performs the final step in coenzyme A biosynthesis.), giving the protein MNKPKKKPIIGILGGLGSGKTAVATEFARLGCAVIDADKLAHNLLNKQDLRKRIVARFGREILDSKGKISRRKLAKLAFADTGKIAALNKLIHPLVLKQVTALIKKANGQNKVKAIVLDMPLLMEVGWAKRCDKLVFVKCSRKIRVKRAKMELGELKCREKFQISLYKKKTIADNTIDNNSGFSALAGQVTDIFSSIMGK; this is encoded by the coding sequence GTGAACAAACCCAAGAAAAAGCCAATAATCGGAATCTTAGGCGGCCTCGGCTCCGGCAAAACCGCCGTCGCAACCGAGTTTGCCAGGTTGGGTTGCGCCGTAATCGACGCCGACAAACTCGCCCATAACCTCCTTAACAAACAAGACTTACGAAAACGAATTGTCGCCCGTTTTGGCCGTGAGATCTTGGATTCCAAAGGCAAAATCAGCCGGCGTAAGCTGGCCAAACTTGCCTTTGCCGACACCGGCAAAATCGCGGCCCTTAACAAGCTAATACATCCTCTTGTCCTTAAACAAGTTACGGCGCTTATCAAAAAGGCAAACGGCCAAAACAAGGTCAAGGCAATCGTTTTGGATATGCCGCTTTTGATGGAGGTCGGCTGGGCAAAACGCTGCGACAAGTTAGTTTTCGTCAAATGCAGCCGGAAAATAAGGGTTAAACGAGCCAAAATGGAATTAGGCGAGCTAAAATGTAGAGAAAAATTTCAAATTTCTCTTTACAAGAAAAAGACAATCGCCGATAATACCATTGATAACAATTCTGGCTTCTCGGCTTTGGCCGGGCAAGTCACTGATATCTTCTCAAGTATAATGGGTAAGTAG
- a CDS encoding PadR family transcriptional regulator: MFCHQIIKGSIKFVILSILKNREVYGYGLIQAVNRQTKGFFEWRQSAVYTTLHNMQKAGLVKSRWRPAGIARKRKYYHLTSKGRQLLLANRTEWLAFSKCMNKLTANT, translated from the coding sequence ATGTTCTGCCATCAGATTATAAAAGGAAGCATCAAATTTGTAATCCTCTCAATCCTCAAAAACCGAGAAGTGTATGGCTATGGCCTTATCCAGGCTGTTAATCGTCAAACCAAAGGCTTTTTTGAATGGCGACAGTCCGCCGTCTATACAACTCTGCACAATATGCAAAAAGCCGGGCTGGTTAAAAGCAGATGGAGACCTGCGGGGATCGCCAGAAAACGAAAATACTACCACCTTACCAGCAAAGGCAGGCAGTTACTCCTCGCGAACCGAACCGAATGGCTCGCCTTTTCCAAATGTATGAACAAACTGACTGCCAATACCTAA
- a CDS encoding DUF6132 family protein — protein sequence MKAVKMRIITGVLIGGGVGFLVGYFGKCASGTCPFTSNPIVSTIIGALLGGLLAAGK from the coding sequence ATGAAGGCAGTGAAAATGAGAATTATCACAGGTGTACTTATCGGCGGGGGTGTAGGATTTCTGGTCGGTTACTTTGGTAAATGCGCATCCGGGACATGTCCATTTACAAGCAATCCGATTGTAAGCACAATAATCGGCGCATTGTTAGGAGGATTACTCGCTGCAGGAAAGTAG